One stretch of Podospora pseudoanserina strain CBS 124.78 chromosome 4, whole genome shotgun sequence DNA includes these proteins:
- the NDH51 gene encoding NADH dehydrogenase [ubiquinone] flavoprotein 1, mitochondrial (COG:C; EggNog:ENOG503NU1K): MLSRTAAPTKASAKTLTNAVAAATTQQQCRSFATVQDGAAPSRTYGGLRDQDRIFQNLYGRFPPDLKSAKKMGDWHKTKEILLKGHDWIIGEIKASGLRGRGGAGFPSGLKWSFMNFKDWDKDNKPRYLVVNADEGEPGTCKDREIMRKDPHKLVEGCLVAGRAMNASAAYIYIRGEFIHEAAVLQNAINEAYADGLIGKNACGSGYDFDVYVHRGGGAYVCGEETSLIESLEGKPGKPRLKPPFPAAVGLFGCPSTVANVETVAVAPTICRRGGSWFAGFGRERNQGTKLFCISGHVNNPCTVEEEMSIPLRELIDKHCGGVRGGWDNLLAVIPGGSSTPILPKHVCDDQLMDFDALKDSQSGLGTAAVIVMDKSTDVVRAISRLSHFYRHESCGQCTPCREGSKWTEQIMQRFEKGQGREREIDMLQELTKQVEGHTICALGEAFAWPIQGLIRHFRPELEARMQKFAQENGGEALAGGWKRDSREKGVLVSPGM, translated from the exons ATGTTGTCCCGCACTGCTGCGCCCACCAAGGCGTCGGCCAAGACCCTCACAAACGCTGTCGCGGCCGCCACGACGCAACAACAATGCCGTTCGTTCGCTACCGTCCAGGACGGCGCTGCCCCTAGCCGTACCTATGGTGGCCTTCGCGACCAGGACCGCAtcttccagaacctctaCGGCCGCTTCCCCCCCGACCTCAAGAGCGCCAAGAAGATGGGCGACTGGcacaagaccaaggagatCCTCCTCAAGGGCCACGACTGGATCATTGGCGAGATCAAGGCCTCCGGCCTCCGCGGacgtggtggtgctggtttcCCCTCGGGTCTGAAATGG TCGTTCATGAACTTCAAGGACTgggacaaggacaacaaaCCGAGATACCTGGTTGTCAACGCCGATGAGGGTGAGCCGGGAACCTGCAAGGATCGCGAGATTATGCGCAAGGACCCCCacaagctggtggagggCTGCTTGGTCGCTGGCCGTGCCATGAACGCTTCGGCTGCTTACATCTACATTCGTGGAGAGTTTATCCACGAGGCTGCCGTTCTCCAAAACGCCATCAACGAGGCTTATGCCGACGGTCTTATTGGCAAGAACGCCTGCGGTTCCGGTTATGACTTTGATGTCTACGTTCACCGTGGTGGCGGTGCCTACGTCTGCGGTGAGGAGACCAGCTTGATCGAGTCTCTTGAGGGCAAGCCTGGCAAGCCCCGGTTGAAGCCTCCTTTCCCTGCCGCTGTCGGTCTTTTCGGTTGCCCTTCCACTGTTGCCAACGTCGAgactgttgctgttgccccTACCATCTGCCGTCGTGGTGGCAGCTGGTTCGCCGGCTTCGGCCGTGAGCGCAACCAGGGCACCAAGCTCTTTTGCATCAGCGGTCACGTCAACAACCCCTGCAcagtcgaggaggagatgagcaTTCCTCTCCGGGAGCTTATCGACAAGCACTGCGGCGGTGTCCGTGGCGGCTGGGACAACCTCCTGGCTGTCATCCCCGGTGGTTCTTCCACCCCTATCCTGCCCAAGCACGTCTGCGACGACCAGCTCATGGATTTCGATGCCCTGAAGGACAGCCAGTCCGGTCTCGGCACCGCTGCTGTCATCGTCATGGACAAGAGCACCGATGTTGTCCGCGCCATCTCCCGTCTCAGCCACTTCTACCGCCACGAGTCTTGCGGCCAGTGCACTCCTTGCCGTGAAGGCAGCAAGTGGACCGAGCAGATCATGCAAAGATTCGAGAAGGGCCAGGGTCGCGAGCGTGAGATTGACATGTTGCAGGAGCTGACCAAGCAGGTGGAGGGTCACACCATTTGCG CTTTGGGTGAGGCTTTTGCCTGGCCTATCCAGGGTCTTATCCGCCACTTCAGGCCAGAGCTTGAGGCGCGCATGCAAAAGTTTGCTCAGGAGAACGGTGGCGAGGCACTTGCTGGTGGGTGGAAGCGTGACTCTAGGGAGAAGGGTGTGCTTGTCTCTCCTGGTATGTAA
- the TRM7 gene encoding tRNA (uridine-2'-O-)-methyltransferase trm7 (EggNog:ENOG503NVWX; COG:D), with amino-acid sequence MGKSSKDKRDAYYRLAKEQGWRARSAFKLLQLDEEFNLFENVTRVVDLCAAPGSWSQVLSRVLIKNEKFGRCAWEDREAQFRQRMLNLIPSASSQEDSQQETKQDVEMANTQDETTARPDVKIVSIDLQPISPLPGVITLRADITHPATVPLLLKALDPSYDPETSTNQQAQHPVDLVISDGAPDVTGLHDLDIYVQSQLLFAALNLALCVLKPGGKFVAKIFRGRNVDLLYAQLKVFFEKVHVAKPRSSRASSVEAFIVCINFQPPEGFKASLEEPLGVGSRLAELQEQQQDPISQSEPSKAGDDGITEVILEDLSGSDNKNRWIAPFIACGDLSAFDSDASYKLAAGHVSLPPVQPPTAPPYKRAIELRRQNGGAYGKPVVAK; translated from the exons ATGGGAAAATCGTCAAAAGACAAGCGCGACGCCTATTACCGGCTCGCCAAAGAACAAGGCTGGCGCGCCAGAAGTGCtttcaagctcctccagtTGGATGAGG AATTCAACCTCTTCGAAAATGTCACCAGAGTTGTAGACCTGTGTGCTGCCCCGGGCAGTTGGTCTCAAGTTCTCTCCAGAGTCCTGATCAAAAATGAAAAATTCGGCCGCTGTGCCTGGGAAGACCGTGAAGCCCAGTTCCGTCAGAGGATGCTCAACTTAATCCCATCAGCGTCCTCCCAAGAGGACAGCCAGCAAGAAACGAAGCAAGACGTTGAAATGGCCAACACACAAGATGAAACCACCGCCAGGCCAGACGTCAAGATCGTCTCCATCGATCTCCAGCCCATCAGCCCCCTCCCGGGCGTCATCACCCTCCGAGCCGacatcacccaccccgccaccgtcccccttctcctcaaagCGCTGGACCCATCTTACGACCCCGAAacatccaccaaccaacaagCCCAACACCCAGTCGACCTCGTCATCAGCGACGGTGCTCCTGATGTCACCGGTCTACACGACCTCGACATCTACGTTCAATCccagctcctcttcgccgccctcaacctcgccctctgcGTGTTGAAACCAGGCGGAAAGTTTGTCGCCAAAATTTTCCGGGGCCGCAACGTGGACCTCCTCTACGCCCAGCTCAAGGTCTTCTTCGAGAAAGTCCACGTGGCCAAGCCAAGGTCTTCCCGTGCGAGCAGTGTGGAAGCGTTCATCGTCTGCATCAACTTTCAGCCGCCAGAGGGTTTCAAGGCCAGCCTGGAGGAGCCCTTGGGCGTGGGTAGCCGGCTGGCTGAGTTGCAAGAGCAACAGCAAGACCCCATCTCGCAGTCTGAGCCATCAAAagcgggtgatgatggtatCACTGAGGTTATCCTCGAGGACCTTTCCGGAAGCGATAACAAGAACAGATGGATAGCCCCTTTCATCGCCTGCGGTGACCTTTCGGCTTTCGATTCTGATGCCTCTTATAAGCTCGCAGCCGGTCACGTTTCTCTGCCTCCTGTGCAACCACCTACTGCGCCGCCTTACAAACGGGCTATTGAGTTGAGGAGGCAGAATGGAGGTGCCTATGGGAAGCCGGTAGTTGCCAAATAG
- a CDS encoding hypothetical protein (EggNog:ENOG503NVM9; COG:D; COG:P) — protein sequence MSEAYPSTPSPSPYYTSRRLGHHHHLDDTPIIADLNPRPRSLHLLVASNGPRDVAYAQTIAVRLSKETQITTRAIVDDLTHRLAQEIMVHQNKPASLATNEQQASELIEWADLLVLAPIDADTLAKMMVGIADNLLLQVLRGWDASKRVLMVPGMTKQMWESPVTRRQMGKLHRKWGWVRVLPPVLWSYAGDGSGKRMVEWEGFNELLGIIKNQADLLKVGFNVDVGGGSLPVVVVKKGKQKKARSQLPPELWSMIFEFLGDWELATSLGVYTTLEVPTGEGWRREPRDKGDLVGVFMHELEWTLLGADTEEICRKLAKAPAGFCDLSALAVHLIFKFSLTGVLTWIEGNSPHLFKCFDGKTIPTKASAYYGRTDILEWWRKSPSFLEKQYDCEAVDKASMRGFVHVLEWWRRSGLPLKYSEAAFEGASSKGHIHVLEWWREASLQNSAVALKPGKALLGAAQWGMVEVIRWWEESGIPAGYHEAVCKMASRWGQVEVLECWRRLRGDDKLEFDNQILMEATYHAHIHVLEWWRKYAHGELPGMNGKKGRRVEYKTMDVEEALEDSLGDQTKVRRWWAENGLNLGLGTTEWMKIKAL from the coding sequence ATGTCCGAAGCctacccctccaccccctccccgtccccttACTACACCTCCCGCCGCTTgggacatcaccaccacctcgacgacacccccatcatcgcAGACCtcaacccccgcccccgctcCCTCCACCTGCTCGTCGCCTCCAACGGCCCCCGCGACGTGGCCTACGCCCAGACCATCGCCGTCCGGCTCTCCAAAGAAACGCAAATCACCACCCGCGCCATCGTCGACGATTTGACGCATCGGTTGGCGCAGGAGATCATGGTtcaccaaaacaaacccgCCTCCCTTGCCACGAATGAGCAGCAAGCTTCGGAACTGATCGAATGGGCGGATTTGCTGGTGTTGGCACCGATAGATGCTGATACACTGGCGAAGATGATGGTCGGGATTGCGGACAATTTATTGTTGCAGGTGCTGAGGGGGTGGGACGCGAGCAAGAGGGTGCTGATGGTGCCCGGGATGACGAAGCAGATGTGGGAGAGCCCGGTTACGAGGCGGCAGATGGGGAAGCTGCATCGGaagtgggggtgggtgagggtgcTGCCGCCGGTGTTGTGGTCGTATGCCGGGGATGGAagtgggaagaggatggtggagtgggaggggtttAACGAGCTGCTTGGGATCATCAAGAACCAGGCGGATTTGTTGAAGGTGGGGTTTAATGTTGACGTTGGGGGTGGTAGtttgccggtggtggtggtgaagaaggggaaacagaagaaggcaaggagCCAGCTTCCTCCGGAGCTGTGGAGTATGATTTTTGAGTTTTTGGGGGATTGGGAGTTGGCGACGAGTTTGGGGGTTTATACTACCCTCGAGGTGCCcacgggggaggggtggaggagggagccgaGGGATAAGGGGGATCTGGTGGGCGTTTTTATGCATGAGTTGGAGTGGACGCTTCTGGGCGCGGATACGGAAGAGATCTGTAGGAAGCTGGCAAAGGCTCCGGCGGGGTTTTGTGATTTGAGCGCGTTGGCTGTGCACCTCATCTTCAAGTTTTCCTTGACGGGGGTCTTGACTTGGATCGAGGGGAATTCACCTCATTTGTTCAAGTGTTTTGACGGAAAGACGATACCGACAAAGGCGTCGGCTTACTATGGGAGGACGGATATTTtggagtggtggaggaagagcccGAGCTTTTTGGAGAAGCAGTATGATTGTGAGGCGGTGGATAAGGCGTCGATGAGGGGGTTCGTGCACGTGCTagagtggtggaggaggagcggacTGCCGCTCAAGTACAGCGAGGCTGCGTTTGAGGGGGCGAGTTCGAAGGGGCACATTCATGTTTtggagtggtggagggaggcgagCTTGCAGAACTCGGCCGTGGCGCTGAAGCCGGGGAAGGCGTTGCTGGGGGCGGCGCAgtgggggatggtggaggtgattaggtggtgggaggagagcgGTATACCGGCGGGATATCACGAGGCGGTTTGCAAGATGGCGAGTCGGTGGGGGCaggtggaggtgctggagtGTTGGAGGCGGCTGAGGGGGGATGACAAGCTGGAGTTTGATAATCAGATCTTGATGGAGGCGACGTATCATGCGCATATTCATGTGCtggagtggtggaggaagtaTGCTCATGGGGAGCTGCCGGGGATGAATGGGAAGAAGGGCAGGAGGGTGGAATACAAGACCATGGATGTGGAAGAGGCGCTGGAAGATTCTCTTGGCGACCAGACAAAGGTCAGGAGATGGTGGGCGGAGAACGGGTTGAACTTGGGCCTGGGTACTACGGAGTGGATGAAGATCAAGGCTCTTTGA
- a CDS encoding hypothetical protein (EggNog:ENOG503P40X; COG:K) — protein MSQPTEHKSWTKTVGTTSSKSLTCTVSTDPTLISLDALSAAFNSDFIYWSKPLTHAHLQTLVQNSLCLGLYDEEKELIGFGRLITDRLTFAYLTDVYVLPSHQGKGLARFMMSCLDEIVSEWDEHLRRLLLFTRDEEAAKLYKHTLGAQDVRETGTGKLICMERVGGGNTFQAPDH, from the exons ATGTCTCAACCAACTGAGCACAAATCATGGACAAAGACTGTCGGCACCACAAGCAGCAAGAGCCTCACATGCACAGTCTCCACCGATCCcaccctcatctccctcgaTGCCCTCTCCGCAGCCTTCAACTCAGACTTCATCTACTGGTCCAAACCCCTCACCCACGCCCATCTCCAGACTCTAGTCCAAAACTCACTTTGCCTCGGTCTCTATGATG aagaaaaagaactaATAGGCTTCGGCCGCCTGATAACCGACCGACTCACCTTCGCCTACCTCACAGACGTCtacgtcctcccctcccaccaaggCAAAGGACTGGCCAGATTCATGATGTCCTGTCTGGACGAGATAGTCTCCGAATGGGACGAGCACCTGAGACGCTTACTCCTCTTTACCCGAGACGAGGAAGCTGCCAAGCTCTACAAACACACCCTCGGGGCACAAGACGTGAGGGAGACCGGCACAGGAAAGCTAATCTGCATGGAGAGGGTCGGTGGCGGAAACACCTTCCAGGCACCAGATCACTGA
- a CDS encoding hypothetical protein (EggNog:ENOG503P570; COG:U), translated as MSQNTFHQFIKFSTDAYGLERTLRFLQSLTQLLLSYPSLPLALLPFLGFPAEKIPRTLSPRKKLTLTELKSRLSLGRRYFRLFRFLESFSQAFDKYIEASAKSKAEGKPPSSGAAKAKAGLAVGLLLGGVGIEKWLEILSKSFNGVYYCAETATFVDELKVDGLGVWGRELARKVMKEGNRMWFFALILAVLAGGWKVGRLGAEIAQTRREVRHLEKEVRRERGAAGPTLVKPPPPQTSSRSKGGHGGWEEQQQQWREQEMRLGRVRVGEEKLEELRTKLDKLLDTRYKAGRRAVADVLDMAVPGKAVGWVPFSTGVVSALMLASTWLTGLEVWEKCGESVAKSEAKGEAKAKPKSE; from the coding sequence ATGTCACAAAACACCTTCCACCAATTCATCAAATTCTCCACCGACGCCTACGGCCTCGAACGCACCCTCCGCTTcctccaatccctcaccCAGCTTCTACTTTCttacccctccctccccctggccctcctccccttcctcggctTCCCCGCCGAGAAAATCCCccgcaccctctcccctcgaAAGAAACTCACCCTTACCGAACTCAAATCCCGGCTCTCCCTGGGGCGGCGCTACTTCCGCCTCTTCCGCTTCCTAGAGTCCTTCTCCCAAGCCTTTGATAAATACATCGAGGCCTCGGCAAAGTCGAAAGCGGAAGGGAAGCCACCATCCTCGGGCGCAGCAAAGGCCAAAGCCGGGCTGGCAGTCGGCCTCCTCCTAGGCGGCGTCGGCATCGAGAAATGGCTAGAGATACTGAGCAAATCCTTCAACGGGGTCTATTACTGTGCTGAGACGGCCACGTTCGTTGACGAGCTCAAGGTCGACGGGCTGGGGGTCTGGGGCAGGGAGCTTGCAAGGAAGGTGATGAAGGAAGGGAACAGGATGTGGTTTTTTGCGTTGATTCTGGCTGTTCTCGCCGGGGGTTGGAAGGTCGGCAGGTTGGGGGCCGAGATTGCGcagacgaggagggaggtgaggcaccttgagaaggaggtgaggagggagagaggtgcCGCAGGGCCGACGCTGGTGaagccccctcctccccagacgAGTAGCAGGTCGAAGGGGGGGCacggggggtgggaggagcagcagcagcaatggagggagcaggagatgaggttggggcgggtgagggttggggaggaaaagTTGGAGGAGTTACGGACAAAGTTGGACAAGTTGTTGGACACGAGGTATAAGGCGGGGAGACGGGCGGTGGCGGATGTGTTAGATATGGCTGTGCCGGGGAAGGCGGTGGGGTGGGTGCCGTTTtcgacgggggtggtgtcggcgttgatgttggcgagtACGTGGTtgacggggttggaggtttggGAGAAGTGCGGGGAGAGTGTTGCCAAATCGGAGGCGAAGGGGGAGGCGAAGGCTAAGCCGaagagtgagtga
- the MAK5 gene encoding ATP-dependent RNA helicase (COG:A; EggNog:ENOG503NUN6) yields the protein MAFDKKRKHSGEQAQAKRSQSKGGPKRQKTQNTEKHFVPVDELPWQTVEVPEMFDDAEGFYGLEEIQGVDVVREGDVVKFVAAVPKGKAGKKKDDKKAEDQKMEDNEDEFEGFDDTPEEESTPVETKAGDQKKEPKTKKDAKDQKKEPKEAKKDGKKDAKKQKKPAPQPTEDPELESNLFTSLDTLPDIEPEEDVDTSEWAPLELSPDLVAAIGNLRFGKPTPIQARAIPEIINGHDVIGKASTGSGKTLAFGIPIVEKWLAKQAEGKEDEKKHPIAMILSPTRELAHQISDHLKKLCDGLTESPYICSVTGGLAIQKQLRQLEKADIIIGTPGRLWEVISTEIAVMNSIRQIDFLVVDEADRLLKDGQFKEAEDIIKALDRTRPGEEAEEDSDSDEEPTPKHNRQTLVFSATFNKALQQKLAGKARYNLMGEAESLEHLLKKLNFREAKPKFIDANPVSQMADKLKEGLIHCGDLEKDLYLYAVLLLQPTRRALVFTNAINTVRRLTPFLQNLGLPAISLHSDMEQKARLRSLEKFKADPPKNANPGSSVQAPILVATDVAARGLDIPNVDLVIHYHVPRSADDYVHRSGRTARATQSGVSIMLCGPKEDIPTQRLITKVHASTAASSGKPKKDLLGVQTIDIDRRLVSHLKPRVTLSKKITETTIAKEKGAKEDDWLKNAAEELGIELDEDEFEKVGSWKGKGSGKKQQEKQARAVGKQEVQKWRWELKELLKRRVNTGVSERYLNGVDVEGLLRGVRSEFLGQVEGLGL from the exons ATGGCGTtcgacaagaagagaaagcacTCCGGCGAGCAGGCGCAGGCCAAGCGCTCGCAATCAAAAGGCGGCCCAAAACGCCAAAAGACGCAAAATACGGAGAAACACTTTGTCCCCGTCGATGAGTTGCCATGGCAGACTGTTGAAGTTCCTGAGATGTTTGATGACGCCGAAGGGTTTTACGGCCTGGAAGAAATCCagggtgttgatgtcgtcAGAGAGGGCGATGTTGTCAAATTT GTGGCTGCTGTGCCTAAAGGCAAAgctggcaagaagaaggatgacaAGAAGGCTGAGGACCAAAAAATGGAGGACAATGAAGATGAATTCGAAGGCTTTGACGACACACCTGAGGAGGAGTCAACTCCAGTAGAGACCAAGGCCGGTGACCAAAAGAAGGAacccaagaccaagaaggaCGCCAAGGACCAAAAGAAGGAGCCAAAGGAGGCAAAGAAAGATGGAAAGAAAGAcgccaagaagcaaaagaaaccAGCGCCACAACCTACGGAAGATCCCGAATTGGAGTCGAATCTGTTCACCAGCCTCGACACCTTACCTGATATCGAACCAGAGGAAGACGTTGATACATCCGAATGGGCGCCACTTGAGTTGTCGCCTGACCTGGTAGCAGCGATTGGAAACCTCAGATTCGGCAAGCCAACACCGATTCAGGCACGCGCTATTCCAGAAATAATCAACGGTCACGATGTTATTGGTAAAGCGTCCACGGGTTCCGGCAAGACCTTGGCCTTTGGGATTCCCATTGTGGAAAAGTGGCTTGCGAAGCAGGcagagggaaaggaggacgagaagaaacACCCAATCGCCATGATCCTTTCACCAACAAGAGAATTGGCTCATCAGATTTCGGATCATTTGAAGAAGCTTTGCGATGGTCTTACCGAGTCGCCTTATATCTGCTCAGTCACTGGTGGTTTGGCTATTCAGAAGCAGCTGAGGCagttggagaaggcagaTATCATCATCGGAACACCTGGTCGTCTGTGGGAGGTCATCAGCACAGAAATTGCCGTAATGAACTCGATCAGGCAGATCGACTTCCtcgtggtggatgaggcTGACCGCCTGCTCAAGGATGGCCAGTTTAAGGAAGCAGAGGACATCATCAAGGCCTTGGACCGGACGCGTCCCggtgaggaggctgaggaagATTCGGATTCCGACGAAGAGCCTACGCCCAAACACAACCGCCAGACCCTGGTCTTTTCTGCCACCTTCAACAAGGCCCTCCAGCAGAAGCTCGCCGGCAAGGCCCGCTACAACCTCATGGGAGAAGCTGAGTCCCTCGAGCACttgctcaagaagctcaactTCCGGGAGGCCAAGCCCAAGTTCATCGATGCGAACCCCGTCTCCCAGATGGCCGACAAGCTGAAAGAAGGTCTCATCCACTGCGGTGATCTCGAGAAGGACCTCTACCTCTacgccgtcctcctcctccaacccacccgCCGTGCCCTCGTCTTCACCAATGCGATCAACACCGTCCGccgcctcacccccttcctccaaaacctcggTCTCCCCGCCATCTCTCTCCACTCCGACATGGAGCAAAAAGCCCGTCTCCGCTCCCTCGAAAAGTTCAAGGCCGACCCACCCAAGAACGCCAACCCCGGCTCCTCCGTTCAGGCTCCCATCCTGGTAGCAACCGACGTCGCCGCCCGCGGTCTCGACATCCCCAACGTCGACCTCGTAATCCATTACCACGTCCCCCGCAGCGCAGACGACTACGTCCATCGCTCCGGTCGCACCGCTCGTGCGACTCAATCCGGCGTGTCGATCATGCTCTGCGGCCCCAAGGAGGACATCCCCACCCAGCGCCTCATCACCAAGGTCCACGCCTCCACTGCTGCCTCCAGcggcaagcccaagaaggaCCTCTTGGGCGTCCAGACCATTGACATCGACAGGCGGCTGGTATCCCACCTCAAACCCCGCGTGACGCTCTCCAAGAAGATCACCGAGACGACGATtgccaaggagaagggcgCAAAGGAGGATGACTGGCTGAAGAatgcggcggaggagctggggatcgagctggacgaggatgagTTTGAGAAGGTGGGCAGctggaaggggaagggaagcgggaagaagcagcaggagaagcaggcgagggcggtggggaaGCAGGAGGTGCAGAAGTGGAggtgggagttgaaggagttgCTGAAGAGGCGGGTGAACACGGGGGTTAGTGAGAGGTATCTGAATGGGGttgatgtggaggggttgctgaggggggtgaggagtgAGTTTTTGGggcaggtggaggggttggggctttga
- a CDS encoding hypothetical protein (EggNog:ENOG503P9D9), with product MRLRDCCYNTGMFSAAVAFIGTSPPPHTFLIHQSPHPRSGHWQERNRPSGNHCCLPSSSRRLRPPHALKTMASTPNQSSVFLSGHRRARTRQLIKKPFKKIFIKSILLSAFTQQQPPPSPPPSTSFASSSSHQHRDPTPPPPPRSSPHSRPTSRRSSSTTTTITTTTSSQLIWRLSDDTLSCSSLQLAAHFNTTTQLSDFCTIPLSPYLYQEQQQNIITPSNDSHPSPFSTPHHHHHYYYSTEHSHTNNHFYVTTMSGSRSSSLPPTPSGSMPIEQTPAFQKLLPVERARAFIHSVVFEEDEELSEEEREHITIKCEKTWTDLLKLGNLDEKEGTEECQKLVRAPVIGEGICHKLWKRLAAISRKGGYTNEASGFEAMRKNLVVEGKARREEKKREKEERRREREGRKGVEGLLDSLKLSPRRKDKEGSGSGERDEGEGGGEQEGEEGFWQAPETYTPRIAPPEMEAKDTPCPPGLLGLLEGDDDEMARWDQAAYHGRVGVLNREIEETVGGDEEEEAVKNAEDKNKRKAAEAKEGSRSCRPKLTKSKSWIGKIASMGEKVSYGLGVAGLAGSKGPKDDRSRKKSI from the coding sequence ATGAGACTGCGGGACTGTTGCTATAATACCGGCATGTTCTCGGCCGCCGTTGCTTTCATAGGtaccagcccaccaccacacaccttTCTCATCCATCAGTCCCCTCACCCTCGGTCGGGACACTGGCAAGAGCGGAACAGGCCCAGCGGAAACCACTGCTGTCTCCCCTCGTCCAGCCGCCGGCTCAGACCACCGCACGCTTTGAAAACGATGGCTTCTACTCCAAACCAAAGCTCGGTTTTTCTGTCAGGCCACAGAAGAGCACGAACCAGACagctcatcaagaagccTTTCAAGAAAATATTCATAAAGTCAATTTTGTTATCTGCGTTtacccagcagcaaccaccaccatcaccaccaccgagcaCATCTTTtgcatcttcatcctcccaccaacaccgagatccgactcctcctcctccccctcggtCGTCGCCTCACTCTCGACCCACCAGCCGACgatcttcctccaccaccaccaccatcaccaccaccaccagcagccaacTTATCTGGAGACTCTCTGACGACACCCTCTCTTGTTCCAGCCTACAGCTAGCAGCACATTTCAACACAACCACCCAGCTATCCGACTTTTGCACCATTCCACTCTCGCCTTACCTTTaccaagaacaacaacagaatATCATCACGCCCTCCAACGACAGCCACCCAAGCCCCTTCTccacacctcaccaccaccaccactactacTACTCCACCGAGCATTcccacaccaacaaccacttcTACGTCACCACCATGTCTGGCAGCAGATCCTCGTcccttcccccaaccccctcggGTTCCATGCCCATTGAACAGACACCCGCCTTCCAGAAACTTCTCCCCGTCGAGCGCGCACGAGCATTCATCCACTCTGTCGTGtttgaagaagacgaggagctgtccgaggaagagagggagcacatcaccatcaagtGCGAAAAGACATGGACGGACCTGCTGAAGCTGGGGAATttggacgagaaggaggggacAGAGGAGTGTCAGAAGTTGGTGCGCGCGCCGgtgattggggaggggatttgTCACAAGTTGTGGAAGAGGCTGGCGGCGATttcgaggaagggggggtacACGAATGAGGCGTCTGGTTTTgaggcgatgaggaagaatttggtggtggagggcaaggcgaggcgggaggagaagaagagggagaaggaggagagaaggagggagagggagggaaggaagggggtggaggggttgttggattCGTTGAAGCTgagcccgaggaggaaggataaggaggggagcgggagcggggagcgggatgaaggggaggggggtggagagcaggagggagaggagggtttttGGCAGGCTCCTGAAACGTATACACCAAGGATTGCGCCGCCCGAGATGGAGGCGAAGGACACGCCTTGTCCGcctgggttgttgggtttgttggagggggacgatgatgagatggCCAGATGGGATCAGGCTGCCTATCATGGGAGGGTAGGGGTGCTGAACCGGGAGATTGAGGAAACTGTTGggggggacgaggaggaagaggctgtcaagaacGCTGAGGATAAAAATAAGCGgaaggcggccgaggcgaaggaggggagCAGGTCTTGTCGGCCAAAGCTTACTAAGAGCAAGAGCTGGATTGGGAAGATAGCTAGCatgggggagaaggtttcttatgggttgggggttgcaGGGCTTGCTGGGTCTAAGGGTCCGAAGGATGATAGGAGTAGGAAGAAGTCTATCTGA
- a CDS encoding hypothetical protein (EggNog:ENOG503P54S; COG:U; COG:Z) — protein MSSKRHSILPAVSAGPKPPVHFSSSITIAESALLTGTNLITISSESVIHPRAKLDSLAGRITIGRRCVVHERTMIGAIGTSGKVTEQAVTLGDYVTVEVAASIEAGNTIIGEGTTVGVGSKVGAGAVIGKHCTLTPHTEVPAGEVIPDFTVIYSNGMRRIDKRGVADLKNKGQARQIDVLRRMIPTNPAKFA, from the exons ATGTCTTCCAAACGCcactccatcctccccgccgtCTCAGCAGGCCCTAAACCACCAGTccacttctcctcctccatcaccatcgccgaatcggccctcctcaccggtacaaacctcatcaccatctcttcCGAGTCCGTCATCCACCCCCGCGCCAAACTCGACTCCCTCGCCGGGCGCATCACCATTGGCCGTCGCTGTGTGGTTCACGAGCGCACCATGATCGGTGCCATTGGAACATCGGGCAAAGTAACCGAACAAGCCGTGACCCTCGGAGACTACGTGACCGTCGAAGTGGCCGCCTCCATCGAAGCTGGTAATACCATCATCGGGGAGGGAACCACAGTTGGAGTTGGCTCAAAAGTTGGGGCGGGCGCGGTAATAGGAAAG CATTGCACCCTAACCCCCCACACCGAAGTCCCAGCCGGCGAGGTCATCCCCGATTTCACAGTCATCTATTCCAACGGAATGAGGAGGATAGACAAGCGAGGGGTGGCAGACCTGAAGAACAAGGGGCAGGCGAGGCAGATTGAtgtgctgaggaggatgatacCCACTAATCCGGCCAAGTTTGCCTGA